The Gammaproteobacteria bacterium genome contains a region encoding:
- a CDS encoding peptidase M64 — protein MCRKLVAVAALFWCAASAAHEPDYASFFTDSTMRVDIFHTGGKGDEIIALDRIVADGDWPGSRTQLIDSTNLGKYLLEVIDPDTNQVIYSRGFATIYGEWETTGEYRDTHRTFHESLRFPWPRSPVQVVLKVRDGTRGFRQLWMTRVDPASRFVNPVQLNSQYNVWTLFEYGPAAEKVDLLLIAEGYSSGEMKKFRRDARRLTDALFETEPFKSRKRDFNVRALEIPAQESGVSRPRAGDFNRTPVSLEYNIFDSERYVLTYDNRALRDAASAAPYDFIEILANEEQYGGGGIYNFQATTSVDTAFAEYVFIHEFGHHFAALADEYYTSPVSYETDTGGIQPEPWEPNVTALHDPAQLKWRHLAERRTPVPTPWPKQEFDEKSRGYQARRAELRAAGAPESEMDKLFYEQRDVLTELLGTQEFSNTVGAFEGASYQATGLYRPEMDCIMFTRDDVGFCRVCSEAIERVIDLYAQ, from the coding sequence TTGTGCAGGAAGCTGGTCGCGGTGGCGGCATTGTTCTGGTGTGCTGCGTCAGCGGCACACGAGCCTGACTACGCCTCTTTCTTCACCGACTCGACAATGCGGGTGGATATATTTCACACCGGCGGCAAGGGTGATGAAATCATCGCGCTGGACCGCATCGTCGCCGACGGCGACTGGCCGGGTAGCCGCACGCAGCTGATCGACAGCACCAACCTTGGCAAGTATCTGCTCGAGGTAATCGATCCTGATACCAACCAGGTTATTTACTCGCGCGGCTTCGCGACTATTTACGGTGAGTGGGAAACGACCGGCGAGTACCGCGATACTCATCGTACATTTCACGAAAGCCTGCGCTTTCCCTGGCCACGAAGCCCGGTACAGGTGGTGCTGAAGGTGCGTGACGGAACACGCGGTTTCAGGCAGCTGTGGATGACACGCGTCGATCCCGCCTCACGTTTCGTCAATCCGGTGCAACTCAATTCGCAATATAACGTGTGGACTCTTTTCGAATACGGGCCGGCCGCCGAGAAGGTCGACCTGCTGCTGATCGCCGAAGGTTATAGCAGCGGCGAAATGAAGAAATTTCGCCGTGACGCGCGACGGCTCACCGATGCCCTGTTCGAAACCGAGCCGTTCAAGTCACGCAAACGTGACTTCAACGTTCGCGCCCTGGAAATCCCGGCGCAGGAAAGCGGCGTCAGCCGGCCACGCGCCGGTGATTTCAACCGCACCCCGGTTTCTCTCGAGTACAACATATTCGATTCCGAACGATATGTACTGACGTACGACAATCGTGCCCTGCGCGATGCTGCCTCCGCAGCGCCGTATGACTTCATCGAAATCCTGGCAAACGAAGAACAGTACGGCGGTGGCGGGATCTACAATTTCCAGGCTACAACTTCAGTAGACACCGCTTTCGCCGAATACGTGTTCATACATGAATTCGGCCATCACTTTGCCGCCCTGGCCGACGAATATTACACCTCACCGGTATCCTACGAGACTGATACGGGCGGCATTCAGCCCGAACCATGGGAACCGAACGTCACGGCGTTACACGACCCGGCGCAGCTTAAATGGCGCCACCTGGCCGAACGCCGCACGCCAGTACCGACGCCGTGGCCGAAACAGGAATTCGACGAGAAATCCCGTGGCTACCAGGCACGCCGCGCCGAGCTGCGGGCAGCCGGAGCGCCGGAGAGTGAAATGGACAAACTTTTTTACGAGCAGCGTGATGTGCTGACCGAGTTGCTGGGAACCCAGGAGTTTTCCAATACCGTCGGCGCCTTCGAGGGTGCCAGTTACCAGGCCACCGGGCTTTACCGTCCGGAGATGGACTGCATCATGTTCACCCGCGACGACGTCGGCTTCTGCCGCGTTTGCAGCGAAGCCATCGAACGGGTGATTGACCTCTATGCGCAATAG